A window from Streptomyces sp. NBC_00299 encodes these proteins:
- a CDS encoding SCO2400 family protein, producing MDYCSSCRRHLNGALVCPGCGAYAPDSAPLTTGGRTVSAAPGAVTRENPAVDTWYAGYFRDEAAPSADPDVTAPMASSGDADGVPVVPEGRAARRRQRARWKKNQRRAVVATAVALVGGGLTVSALDRGAGDKAQAAAAPERPNVGLPEQQHTELTRPASTPPDTPDAPRTDTATSKPSPTNAARESVAAPRTTRDFTRPDAATTPSPTVTSAPQSQHASANPGRGNSGGSGGSGGSGGSGGTEAEQQAPTPTPTDGSDSGNSTSPTSPAPEATSPAQLCVLNLLCVG from the coding sequence ATGGACTACTGCTCCTCGTGCCGCCGGCATCTCAACGGGGCCCTCGTGTGCCCCGGATGCGGCGCCTACGCCCCGGACAGCGCTCCCTTGACGACAGGGGGGCGCACCGTGTCGGCGGCGCCGGGCGCGGTGACGCGGGAGAACCCTGCGGTCGACACCTGGTACGCCGGCTACTTCCGTGACGAGGCGGCGCCGTCCGCCGACCCGGACGTGACGGCGCCCATGGCCTCGTCCGGTGACGCGGACGGTGTACCGGTCGTCCCCGAGGGCCGGGCAGCACGGCGTCGGCAGCGGGCCCGCTGGAAGAAGAACCAGCGCCGGGCCGTGGTCGCGACCGCAGTCGCCCTGGTCGGCGGTGGCCTGACCGTCTCGGCGCTGGACCGGGGGGCAGGCGACAAGGCGCAGGCGGCCGCCGCGCCGGAACGCCCGAACGTCGGCCTCCCGGAGCAGCAGCACACCGAGCTCACCCGCCCGGCGTCCACTCCGCCGGACACCCCCGACGCCCCGCGCACCGACACGGCCACGTCGAAGCCGTCCCCGACCAACGCCGCCCGGGAGTCCGTCGCCGCCCCGCGCACCACTCGGGACTTCACCCGACCGGACGCTGCCACCACCCCGAGTCCCACGGTGACGTCGGCCCCGCAGTCGCAGCACGCCTCAGCGAATCCCGGCAGAGGGAACTCCGGCGGCAGTGGCGGCAGCGGCGGCAGTGGCGGCAGTGGCGGCACCGAGGCCGAGCAGCAGGCGCCGACCCCGACGCCCACCGACGGCTCCGACTCCGGCAACTCCACGTCACCGACGAGCCCCGCACCGGAAGCGACCTCGCCGGCGCAGCTCTGCGTGCTCAACCTCCTGTGCGTCGGCTGA
- the lpdA gene encoding dihydrolipoyl dehydrogenase gives MVEQDERFDVVVLGAGPGGYVAAIRAAQLGKRVAVVEEKYWGGVCLNVGCIPSKALLRNAELAHIFTREAKTFGIKVDGTVSFDFGEAFRRSRKVADGRVKGVHYLMKKNKITEIDGRGTFLDPHTLQVAGYDGETRTIGFEQCIIATGATPKLLPGTRRSARVVTFEEQILAEELPQSIIIAGAGAIGVEFAYVLHNYGVKVTIVEFLDRMAPLEDAEVSAELAKQYRKLGIDVLTSTRVDAVDESGEQVRVTVTGKDGSQQVLEADKVLQAIGFQPNIEGYGLDKTGVTVTERGAIDVDGRCRTSVPHIFAIGDVTAKLMLAHAAEAMGIIAAETIADAETMELDYVMIPRATYCQPQIASFGYTEAQARELGHDVKVAKFPFTANGKSHGLGDATGFVKLISDAKYGELLGGHLIGPDVTELLPELTLAQQWDLTVHEVARNVHAHPTLGEAVKEAVHGLAGHMINF, from the coding sequence ATGGTCGAGCAGGACGAGCGCTTCGATGTCGTGGTCCTCGGAGCGGGCCCCGGCGGCTACGTCGCCGCGATCCGCGCCGCCCAGCTGGGCAAGCGGGTGGCGGTCGTGGAGGAGAAGTACTGGGGCGGCGTCTGCCTGAACGTGGGCTGTATCCCCAGCAAGGCCCTGCTGCGCAACGCCGAACTGGCGCACATCTTCACGCGCGAGGCGAAGACCTTCGGCATCAAGGTGGACGGGACGGTCTCCTTCGACTTCGGTGAGGCGTTCCGCCGCAGCCGCAAGGTCGCTGACGGCCGGGTCAAGGGCGTCCACTACCTGATGAAGAAGAACAAGATCACCGAGATCGACGGCCGCGGCACTTTCCTCGACCCGCACACCCTCCAGGTGGCCGGCTACGACGGCGAGACCCGCACCATCGGTTTCGAGCAGTGCATCATCGCCACCGGCGCCACGCCCAAGCTGCTGCCCGGCACCCGGCGCAGTGCGCGTGTGGTGACGTTCGAGGAGCAGATCCTGGCCGAGGAGTTGCCGCAGTCGATCATCATCGCGGGCGCCGGTGCGATCGGCGTCGAGTTCGCCTATGTGCTGCACAACTACGGCGTGAAGGTCACGATCGTCGAGTTCCTGGACCGGATGGCCCCGCTGGAGGACGCCGAGGTGTCCGCCGAACTCGCCAAGCAGTACCGCAAGTTGGGCATCGACGTACTGACCTCCACCCGCGTCGACGCCGTCGACGAGTCCGGCGAGCAGGTGCGCGTCACGGTCACCGGCAAGGACGGCAGCCAGCAGGTCCTGGAGGCCGACAAGGTGCTGCAGGCGATCGGCTTCCAGCCGAACATCGAGGGCTACGGCCTGGACAAGACCGGCGTGACCGTCACCGAGCGCGGCGCGATCGACGTCGACGGGCGCTGCCGTACGTCCGTCCCGCACATCTTCGCCATCGGCGACGTCACGGCGAAGCTGATGCTCGCGCACGCCGCCGAGGCCATGGGCATCATCGCCGCCGAGACCATCGCGGACGCCGAGACGATGGAGCTGGACTATGTGATGATCCCGCGGGCCACCTACTGCCAGCCGCAGATCGCCAGCTTCGGCTACACCGAGGCGCAGGCCCGCGAGCTCGGCCATGACGTGAAGGTCGCCAAGTTCCCCTTCACCGCGAACGGCAAGTCGCACGGCCTCGGCGACGCGACCGGCTTCGTGAAACTGATCAGCGACGCCAAGTACGGCGAGCTGCTCGGCGGCCACCTCATCGGCCCGGACGTCACCGAACTGCTGCCCGAACTGACCCTGGCCCAGCAGTGGGACCTCACCGTCCACGAGGTCGCCCGCAACGTCCACGCGCACCCGACGCTCGGCGAGGCGGTCAAGGAGGCTGTGCACGGCCTCGCCGGTCACATGATCAACTTCTGA
- a CDS encoding CPBP family intramembrane glutamic endopeptidase has translation MRITCALAVLTAANLLNNWLARSPAMYVVICVIATAVLLMIAHWDGLTPADLGLDAAGVRRGLRWAPVLVAIVLLVLLVLLAVPAGREAFRDGRAADLSLGRMLSGALVRVPFGTVLLEETAFRGVLWAMIRRRHGTAWATSVSSLLFGVWHLMPSRGINRSNAAVGSVFGEGQAGVAPTVAAAIVATAVAGVVLCELRRRSGSLLAPMTLHWAVNGFGYAFAWGAARWWLNG, from the coding sequence ATGCGGATCACCTGTGCTCTTGCCGTGCTCACCGCCGCGAACCTGCTGAACAACTGGCTCGCGCGGAGCCCAGCCATGTACGTGGTCATCTGCGTGATCGCGACGGCCGTGCTGCTGATGATCGCCCACTGGGACGGTCTCACCCCGGCCGACCTGGGGCTCGACGCGGCGGGGGTGCGCCGGGGGCTGCGGTGGGCTCCCGTCCTGGTGGCGATCGTCCTGCTGGTCCTGCTGGTCCTCCTCGCCGTCCCGGCCGGACGGGAGGCCTTCCGGGACGGCAGGGCGGCGGACCTGTCCCTCGGGCGGATGCTGTCGGGAGCGCTGGTGCGGGTGCCCTTCGGGACCGTGCTGCTGGAGGAGACCGCCTTCCGGGGCGTGCTGTGGGCCATGATCCGGCGTCGGCACGGCACGGCGTGGGCCACGAGCGTGTCGTCGCTGCTGTTCGGGGTGTGGCACCTGATGCCGTCCCGTGGCATCAACCGCTCCAACGCCGCCGTCGGGTCCGTCTTCGGGGAAGGCCAGGCCGGCGTGGCACCGACGGTGGCCGCGGCGATCGTCGCCACGGCCGTCGCCGGGGTCGTCCTGTGCGAGCTGCGCCGCCGCTCCGGCAGTCTGCTGGCACCGATGACCCTGCACTGGGCGGTCAACGGCTTCGGTTACGCGTTTGCCTGGGGAGCGGCCCGCTGGTGGCTCAACGGCTGA
- a CDS encoding glycoside hydrolase family 5 protein: MVTVRGSLVRATLAAVLLLVPLASLPEAAAEQQPAPAEAVVPPAATAEAEDWTPPLGTRGRWIVDADGDRFKLRSGNWHGASGTWNGSGDQADDASHHAGENAGRIPLGLDRASVAEILAGFREIGINSVRLPFSNEMVHDSRPVTDESVAANPSLRGRTPLEVYDAVVRDLTAAGLAVILNNHTNTTRWCCGVDGNERWNASQSTGTWENDWLFMARRYRDNPRVVGADLYNEVRRNVWDDPNWGLGDDHDWFAASQRVGDRILAEANPNLLIVVEGINWTGIPVDGLPHERPTLEPARRLSHTLVDSGKLVYSAHFYDYTGANHSGATGTGETSDPRYRDLSPAELIAVLNRQAFFVAAEQDQHFTAPVWISEFGVGGRDETGQKPRAWFENFVDQLIRTDADFAYWPLVGWHQDRKGNGWALLHWDAEGRRMGVYDGDDWRAAAWTRLVEADGRTGPVAPVADWSMLSPDHGDFVQSRRMRALPDWDSGARKAVCPDGQRLLGLGHTGNRGLCSDVTAGALWDPAGGHEVVRDERHVAAGRDWASGYAKLQCAEGQFLIGYSVRGAAVSAALCATAPAGRLGASGSTVWFDRGDNRGPAAKGGDFAQGHYKGQCADDEYVAGIAYTGRVGSARTPDALYCRKLG, encoded by the coding sequence ATGGTGACCGTGCGCGGATCCTTGGTGAGGGCGACTCTCGCCGCCGTACTCCTCCTCGTCCCACTGGCCTCCCTGCCCGAGGCCGCGGCCGAGCAGCAGCCGGCTCCCGCCGAGGCCGTCGTCCCGCCCGCCGCCACGGCCGAAGCGGAGGACTGGACGCCGCCGCTGGGCACACGGGGGCGCTGGATCGTCGACGCGGACGGGGACCGCTTCAAACTGCGGTCCGGCAACTGGCATGGCGCCAGCGGCACTTGGAACGGCTCGGGCGACCAGGCCGACGACGCGAGTCACCACGCCGGCGAGAACGCCGGCCGGATACCGCTCGGCCTGGACCGCGCCTCCGTGGCCGAGATCCTCGCCGGGTTCCGCGAGATCGGGATCAACAGCGTCCGGCTCCCCTTCTCCAACGAGATGGTCCACGACAGCCGTCCCGTCACGGACGAATCCGTCGCCGCCAACCCCTCGCTGCGCGGCAGGACGCCGCTGGAGGTGTACGACGCGGTCGTGCGCGACCTCACGGCCGCCGGCCTCGCGGTGATCCTCAACAACCACACCAACACCACGCGTTGGTGCTGCGGAGTCGACGGCAACGAACGCTGGAACGCGAGCCAGTCCACCGGGACCTGGGAGAACGACTGGCTGTTCATGGCCCGCCGCTACCGGGACAACCCGCGCGTAGTCGGCGCCGACCTCTACAACGAGGTACGCCGCAACGTCTGGGACGACCCCAACTGGGGCCTCGGTGACGACCACGACTGGTTCGCCGCCTCCCAGCGCGTCGGTGACCGCATACTCGCGGAGGCCAATCCGAACCTGCTGATCGTCGTCGAGGGCATCAACTGGACCGGCATCCCCGTCGACGGCCTGCCGCACGAGCGCCCCACCCTGGAGCCCGCCCGCCGCCTGTCGCACACCCTCGTCGACTCCGGCAAGCTGGTGTACTCCGCCCACTTCTACGACTACACCGGCGCGAACCACAGCGGTGCCACCGGAACGGGCGAGACCAGCGACCCCCGCTACCGCGACCTGAGTCCCGCCGAACTGATCGCGGTGCTCAATCGCCAGGCCTTCTTCGTGGCCGCCGAGCAGGACCAGCACTTCACGGCCCCCGTCTGGATCAGCGAGTTCGGCGTCGGGGGCCGCGACGAGACCGGGCAGAAACCGCGGGCCTGGTTCGAGAACTTCGTGGACCAACTGATCCGCACCGACGCCGACTTCGCCTACTGGCCGCTCGTCGGCTGGCACCAGGACCGCAAGGGCAACGGCTGGGCACTGCTGCACTGGGATGCCGAAGGCCGCCGTATGGGCGTGTACGACGGCGACGACTGGCGGGCCGCCGCCTGGACGAGGCTCGTCGAGGCCGACGGCCGCACCGGGCCGGTGGCACCGGTCGCCGACTGGTCCATGCTCAGCCCCGACCACGGCGACTTCGTCCAGTCGCGGCGGATGCGGGCCCTGCCCGACTGGGATTCCGGCGCCCGCAAGGCCGTCTGCCCCGACGGACAGCGGTTGCTCGGCCTCGGCCACACGGGCAACCGGGGACTGTGCTCGGACGTGACGGCCGGCGCCCTGTGGGACCCGGCCGGCGGACACGAGGTGGTCAGGGACGAGCGGCACGTCGCCGCGGGACGGGACTGGGCGTCCGGTTACGCCAAACTCCAGTGCGCCGAGGGGCAGTTCCTGATCGGCTACAGCGTCCGCGGCGCGGCCGTCTCCGCCGCCCTGTGCGCCACCGCCCCGGCCGGGAGGCTCGGCGCGAGTGGCAGTACGGTCTGGTTCGACCGGGGCGACAACCGGGGGCCGGCCGCCAAGGGCGGCGACTTCGCGCAGGGGCACTACAAGGGCCAGTGCGCGGACGACGAGTACGTGGCCGGCATCGCCTACACCGGCCGGGTGGGATCGGCCCGGACGCCCGACGCGCTGTACTGCCGCAAACTGGGCTGA
- a CDS encoding class I SAM-dependent methyltransferase: MPAKNLTADRSALGHRLTYALRHPDRVPRHLVRTARDMWLRRRHPDHVAYYRAVMRSDTRADPDAAVGSHNRERWLALGAMQFDYLLGHGLRPGHRMLEIGCGNLRGGWRFIRHLEPGHYYGIDISPDILFAAQDTLVAMGLQQRLPTLTPVRDLKLSFLPEAHFDVVHAHSVFSHSPLPVIDECLASVGRVLAPGGWFDFTFDRTEGQEHHVLREDFYYRTETLLTLAEKHGLRARFMADWEELPHGQSKIRVTHPE, encoded by the coding sequence ATGCCGGCCAAGAACCTCACCGCCGACCGCTCCGCCCTCGGCCACCGTCTCACCTACGCCCTGCGCCACCCCGACCGCGTGCCCCGCCATCTCGTCCGCACCGCCCGGGACATGTGGCTGCGCCGCCGCCACCCGGACCACGTCGCCTACTACCGGGCCGTGATGCGGTCCGACACCCGGGCCGACCCGGACGCGGCGGTCGGCAGCCACAACCGGGAGCGCTGGCTGGCGCTCGGGGCGATGCAGTTCGACTACCTCCTCGGCCACGGCCTGCGCCCCGGGCACCGGATGCTGGAGATCGGCTGCGGCAACCTGCGAGGAGGCTGGCGGTTCATCCGCCATCTGGAGCCCGGCCACTACTACGGCATCGACATCTCGCCCGACATCCTCTTCGCCGCGCAGGACACCCTCGTGGCGATGGGTCTGCAGCAGCGGCTGCCCACGCTGACCCCGGTGCGCGACCTGAAGCTGAGCTTCCTGCCCGAAGCCCACTTCGACGTGGTGCACGCCCACAGCGTCTTCTCGCACTCACCGCTCCCGGTCATCGATGAGTGCCTGGCAAGCGTGGGCCGGGTGCTCGCGCCCGGCGGCTGGTTCGACTTCACCTTCGACCGCACCGAAGGGCAGGAGCACCACGTCCTTCGGGAGGACTTCTACTACCGCACCGAAACCCTCCTGACGCTGGCCGAGAAGCACGGCTTGCGGGCTCGCTTCATGGCGGACTGGGAGGAACTCCCGCACGGCCAGTCCAAGATCCGGGTCACGCATCCGGAGTGA
- a CDS encoding galactose-binding domain-containing protein has protein sequence MTSSGRPYRRRKNVTVVSLLLFVLSIALGPTPSSAAGTDWWNPTARPAPDSQVNVTGEPFKGTNAQGEVRGFVDAHDHIFSNEAFGGRLICGKPFSDAGVADALKDCPEHYPDGSLAIFDFITNGGDGKHDPNGWPTFKDWPAHDSLTHQQNYYAWVERAWRGGQRVLVNDLVTNGVICSVYFFKDRSCDEMTSIRLQAKLTYDMQAFVDKMYGGTGKGWFRVVTDSAQAREVIEQGKLAVILGVETSEPFGCKQILDIAQCSKEDIDKGLDELHALGVRSMFLCHKFDNALCGVRFDSGSLGTAINVGQFLSTGTYWKTETCKGPQHDNPIGNAAAAAAEAKLPAGEEVPSYSADAQCNVRGLTNLGEYAVRGMMNRGMMLEIDHMSVKAAGRVLDIFESASYPGVLSSHSWMDMDWTERVYGLGGFIAQYMHGSDGFISEAKRTESLRDKYGVGYGYGTDMNGVGGWPGPRGADAPNKVTYPFKSVDGGSVIDRQTTGQRTWDLNTDGAAHYGLVPDWIEDIRRVGGQDVVDDLFRGAESYLDTWAASENHEAGVNLARGASTSASSSEWSLFTSYQPGRAVDGDGGTRWASDWNDDQWYKVDLGSTRVVKRVTLDWERAYAKSYRIELSTDGVNWQTAWSTTTGDGGLDTARFSGTPARYVRVQGLDRGTDWGYSLYEVGVHSG, from the coding sequence GTGACCAGTTCCGGACGCCCGTACCGCCGACGCAAGAACGTGACCGTGGTGTCGCTCCTCCTCTTCGTGCTGTCCATCGCGCTGGGCCCCACGCCGAGTTCGGCGGCCGGAACCGACTGGTGGAACCCGACCGCACGGCCGGCGCCGGACTCCCAGGTCAACGTCACGGGCGAGCCCTTCAAGGGGACCAACGCCCAGGGCGAAGTGCGCGGTTTCGTCGACGCGCACGACCACATCTTCTCCAACGAGGCCTTCGGCGGACGCCTGATCTGCGGAAAGCCGTTCTCCGACGCCGGCGTCGCGGACGCGCTCAAGGACTGCCCCGAGCACTACCCCGACGGCTCGCTCGCGATCTTCGACTTCATCACCAACGGCGGTGACGGCAAGCACGACCCGAACGGCTGGCCCACCTTCAAGGACTGGCCCGCGCACGACTCGCTGACCCACCAGCAGAACTACTACGCCTGGGTCGAGCGGGCCTGGCGAGGCGGCCAGCGCGTGCTGGTCAACGACCTCGTCACCAACGGCGTGATCTGCTCCGTGTACTTCTTCAAGGACCGCAGCTGCGACGAGATGACGTCCATCCGGCTGCAGGCCAAGCTGACGTACGACATGCAGGCCTTCGTCGACAAGATGTACGGCGGCACCGGCAAGGGCTGGTTCCGCGTCGTCACCGACAGCGCGCAGGCCCGTGAGGTCATCGAACAGGGCAAGCTCGCGGTCATCCTCGGCGTCGAGACCTCCGAGCCCTTCGGCTGCAAGCAGATCCTCGACATCGCGCAGTGCAGCAAGGAGGACATCGACAAGGGCCTCGACGAGCTGCACGCGCTGGGCGTGCGCAGCATGTTCCTGTGCCACAAGTTCGACAACGCCCTGTGCGGGGTCCGCTTCGACTCGGGCTCGCTCGGAACGGCCATCAACGTCGGTCAGTTCCTGTCGACCGGCACCTACTGGAAGACCGAGACCTGCAAGGGTCCGCAGCACGACAACCCCATCGGCAACGCGGCGGCGGCCGCAGCCGAGGCGAAGCTCCCGGCGGGCGAGGAGGTCCCCTCGTACAGCGCCGACGCACAGTGCAACGTCAGAGGGCTCACAAACCTCGGTGAGTACGCCGTACGGGGCATGATGAACCGCGGCATGATGCTGGAGATCGACCATATGAGCGTCAAGGCCGCAGGCCGGGTGCTCGACATCTTCGAGTCCGCGTCCTACCCCGGCGTCCTGTCCTCCCACAGCTGGATGGACATGGACTGGACCGAGCGGGTCTACGGCCTCGGCGGCTTCATCGCCCAGTACATGCACGGCTCCGACGGCTTCATCTCGGAGGCCAAGCGCACCGAGTCCCTGCGCGACAAGTACGGCGTCGGCTACGGCTACGGCACCGACATGAACGGCGTCGGCGGCTGGCCGGGCCCGCGCGGCGCGGACGCCCCGAACAAGGTGACGTACCCCTTCAAGAGCGTCGACGGCGGCTCCGTCATCGACCGGCAGACCACCGGTCAGCGCACCTGGGACCTGAACACCGACGGCGCCGCCCACTACGGCCTCGTCCCCGACTGGATCGAGGACATCCGCCGCGTCGGCGGCCAGGACGTCGTCGACGACCTCTTCCGGGGCGCCGAGTCCTACCTCGACACCTGGGCGGCCTCCGAGAACCACGAGGCCGGCGTCAACCTCGCGCGCGGCGCGAGCACGTCCGCCAGCTCCTCGGAGTGGAGCCTGTTCACGAGCTACCAGCCGGGGCGGGCCGTCGACGGCGACGGCGGCACCCGCTGGGCGAGCGACTGGAACGACGACCAGTGGTACAAGGTCGACCTCGGCTCCACCCGCGTGGTCAAGCGGGTCACCCTGGACTGGGAACGCGCCTACGCGAAGTCGTACCGCATCGAGCTGTCCACCGACGGAGTGAACTGGCAGACCGCCTGGTCCACGACAACCGGTGACGGCGGCCTGGACACCGCCCGGTTCAGCGGCACACCGGCCAGGTACGTTCGCGTCCAGGGGCTGGACCGAGGCACCGACTGGGGCTACTCCCTCTACGAAGTCGGCGTCCACAGCGGCTGA
- a CDS encoding TetR/AcrR family transcriptional regulator, with translation MARLPSAERRRQLTEAAIRAMARDGVPRTTTRSIAAEAGVSLSVFHYCFDSKQELIESVITTITGHYVTVVKEALQPRATLEETVRAGFEAYWDHVRAHPDEHMLTYELAQYALRQPGFEHLARRQYELYAETYAELIEQLRRTMGVRLRVPVPVLARYLAAMTDGLTLNYLVLGDDAAWTGILDTVTAHIAGLVCET, from the coding sequence ATGGCACGGTTGCCGTCCGCCGAGCGGCGGCGACAGCTCACCGAAGCGGCGATCAGGGCGATGGCCCGGGACGGCGTCCCCAGGACGACCACCCGGTCCATCGCCGCCGAGGCGGGCGTCTCGCTCAGCGTCTTCCACTACTGCTTCGACTCCAAGCAGGAGCTGATCGAGTCCGTCATCACCACCATCACCGGGCACTACGTGACGGTGGTGAAGGAGGCCCTGCAGCCCCGGGCCACCCTCGAGGAGACCGTCCGGGCCGGCTTCGAGGCGTACTGGGACCACGTCCGCGCCCACCCGGACGAGCACATGCTCACCTACGAGCTGGCGCAGTACGCCCTGCGCCAGCCCGGCTTCGAGCACCTGGCACGCCGCCAGTACGAGCTGTACGCCGAGACCTACGCCGAGCTCATCGAGCAGCTGCGGCGGACCATGGGCGTCCGGCTGCGCGTACCCGTCCCGGTACTGGCCCGCTATCTGGCCGCCATGACCGACGGCCTCACGCTCAACTACCTCGTCCTCGGCGACGACGCGGCCTGGACCGGCATCCTCGACACGGTCACCGCGCACATCGCCGGGCTGGTGTGCGAGACCTGA
- a CDS encoding acyltransferase family protein: MPNHTVTAPAPATALPPAPSKQRDAFFDNAKYAAIVLVAVGHAWEPLRDGSRTVSALYMLVYAFHMPAFIVISGYFSRSFDGRPQQLRRLVTGLVVPYVVFETAYTLFTRWTDQEPDRPISLLDPLYLTWFLASLFLWRLSAPLWRRVRMPLPLALAVAMLATLSPSIGNDLDLQRTLQFLPYFVLGLLLRPEHFRMVRRRAVRIAAVPVFAGAFVVAYWAVPRMAGAWFYHRDSAEELGAPQWYGAVMTPVLFACSLVLVACFLAWVPGRRMWCTVLGVGTLYGYLLHGFVAQASKYFGWYDPAWLQQPIGPVVVGVVAAVVVTVLCTPPVRRALRFAVEPDMRWLFRRDAKEEARDRAGVPG; encoded by the coding sequence ATGCCGAATCACACCGTCACGGCTCCCGCGCCTGCCACGGCCCTGCCACCTGCGCCTTCGAAACAGCGGGACGCCTTCTTCGACAACGCCAAGTACGCGGCGATCGTCCTGGTGGCGGTCGGCCATGCGTGGGAACCGCTGCGGGACGGCAGTCGGACGGTCAGCGCGCTGTACATGCTGGTGTACGCCTTCCACATGCCGGCGTTCATCGTGATCTCCGGGTACTTCTCCCGCAGCTTCGACGGCCGCCCGCAGCAGCTCAGACGCCTGGTGACCGGTCTCGTCGTTCCGTACGTCGTCTTCGAGACGGCGTACACCTTGTTCACCAGGTGGACGGACCAGGAGCCGGACCGCCCGATCAGCCTGCTGGACCCGCTGTATCTGACGTGGTTCCTCGCGTCCCTCTTCCTGTGGCGGCTGAGCGCACCGCTGTGGCGGCGGGTGCGCATGCCGCTGCCGCTGGCGCTCGCCGTGGCAATGCTGGCCACCCTTTCCCCGTCCATCGGCAACGACCTCGACCTCCAGCGCACCCTGCAGTTCCTGCCGTACTTCGTGCTGGGTCTGCTGCTGCGTCCGGAGCACTTCCGGATGGTGCGCCGCCGCGCGGTGCGGATCGCGGCCGTGCCGGTGTTCGCGGGCGCGTTCGTGGTGGCGTACTGGGCGGTGCCGCGGATGGCCGGGGCCTGGTTCTACCACCGCGACAGTGCCGAGGAGCTGGGCGCGCCCCAGTGGTACGGGGCCGTGATGACGCCGGTCCTGTTCGCCTGCTCGCTGGTCCTGGTGGCCTGCTTCCTCGCCTGGGTGCCCGGGCGGCGGATGTGGTGCACGGTGCTGGGCGTGGGCACCCTGTACGGCTATCTGCTGCACGGGTTCGTCGCCCAGGCCTCCAAGTACTTCGGCTGGTACGACCCCGCCTGGCTGCAGCAGCCCATCGGCCCGGTCGTCGTCGGCGTCGTCGCAGCGGTGGTCGTGACCGTGCTGTGCACTCCCCCGGTGCGGCGGGCACTGCGGTTCGCGGTCGAGCCGGACATGCGGTGGCTCTTCCGGCGGGACGCGAAGGAAGAGGCCCGCGATCGGGCAGGCGTACCGGGGTGA
- a CDS encoding class F sortase, translated as MAAGCPSSPENDPARSDTGSATSRRIRRAAAVIFWSVVVVLALVVTLPGAQDGASDGGRAQQALPAVGPQAPGETESHAPPGARSDSPARRPVGKHLARTRPVRLLIPKISVDAPFTDLAVGSAGRLNPPPAHDTNLVGWYAKGASPGETGTSIIAGHVDTATSAAVFARLSELQKGDRFQVLRADGRKASFVVDSAETFDKDTFPSERVYRDTARAQVRLITCAGDYDRQVRDYTANLVVFAHLV; from the coding sequence ATGGCCGCCGGCTGTCCCTCGTCCCCCGAGAACGACCCGGCCCGTTCCGACACCGGTTCCGCGACCTCGCGGCGGATAAGGCGTGCGGCCGCGGTGATCTTCTGGAGCGTGGTCGTCGTCCTGGCTCTGGTGGTGACCCTGCCCGGAGCCCAGGACGGGGCATCCGACGGCGGCCGTGCGCAGCAGGCCCTGCCGGCGGTCGGACCGCAGGCTCCGGGGGAGACCGAATCCCATGCCCCACCGGGTGCCAGGTCGGACTCGCCGGCCCGGCGCCCCGTGGGCAAGCATCTGGCGCGGACCCGGCCGGTGCGGCTGCTCATCCCCAAGATCTCGGTCGACGCGCCCTTCACCGACCTCGCCGTCGGCAGTGCCGGCCGGCTCAACCCTCCGCCGGCCCACGACACCAATCTCGTCGGCTGGTACGCCAAGGGCGCGTCGCCCGGTGAGACGGGAACGTCGATCATCGCCGGCCACGTGGACACGGCCACGTCCGCTGCGGTCTTCGCGAGACTGAGCGAGCTGCAGAAGGGTGACCGTTTCCAGGTGCTGCGGGCCGACGGGCGCAAGGCGTCCTTCGTGGTCGACAGCGCGGAGACCTTCGACAAGGACACCTTCCCCAGTGAGCGCGTGTACCGCGACACCGCCCGGGCCCAGGTCCGGCTCATCACCTGCGCAGGGGACTACGACCGTCAGGTGCGGGACTACACCGCCAACCTGGTCGTCTTTGCCCACCTCGTCTGA